The following proteins are co-located in the Phragmites australis chromosome 10, lpPhrAust1.1, whole genome shotgun sequence genome:
- the LOC133883682 gene encoding 26S proteasome regulatory subunit 8 homolog A-like has translation MATVAMDVSQPSALPATVDETTAAKGRAGGEGLRRYYQQHLHDLELAVRQKTNDLSRLEAQRNDLNSRVKMHREELQLLQEPGSHVGEVVKVMGKSKVLVKVHPEGKYIVDVNNTIDITKLMPSTRVALRNGSYMLHLILPSKVDPLVNLMKVEKVPDSTYDMIGGLDQQIKEIKEVIELPIKHPELFESLGIAQPKGVLLYGPPGTGKTLLARAVAHHTDCTFIRVSGSELVQKYIGEGSRMVRELFVMAREHAPSIIFMDEIDSIGSARMESGSGSGDSEVQRTMLELLNQLDGFEASNKIKVLMATNRMDILDQALLRPGRIDRKIEFPNPNEYSRFDILKIHSRKMNLMRGIDLKKIAEKMNGASGAELKAVCTEAGMFALRERRVHVTQEDFEMAVAKVTKKDTEKNMSLRKLWK, from the exons ATGGCGACGGTGGCGATGGACGTGTCGCAGCCCTCGGCGCTGCCAGCGACCGTCGACGAGACGACGGCGGCGAAGGGGAGAGCCGGGGGCGAGGGACTGCGGCGGTACTACCAGCAGCACCTCCACGACCTCGAGCTCGCGGTCCGGCAGAAGACCAACGACCTCAGCCGCCTCGAGGCCCAGCGCAACGACCTCAACTCCCGAG TTAAAATGCATCGGGAAGAGTTGCAGCTGCTTCAAGAACCAGGTTCACATGTTGGTGAGGTTGTGAAGGTTATGGGAAAGTCAAAGGTTTTAGTGAAG GTGCATCCAGAAGGCAAATATATCGTAGATGTTAATAACACTATCGATATTACAAAGCTCATGCCATCTACAAGAGTTGCTCTTCGAAATGGCAGCTATATGCTTCATCTTATCCTTCCCAGCAAAGTCGATCCGTTGGTTAATCTTATGAAGGTTGAGAAGGTTCCTGATTCTACATATGATATGATTGGTGGTCTTGATCAGCAAATTAAAGAGATCAAAGAG GTGATTGAGCTTCCAATTAAGCACCCTGAGCTGTTTGAGAGTCTAGGAATTGCCCAACCAAAG GGTGTCCTCCTCTATGGTCCTCCAGGTACTGGAAAAACATTACTTGCTCGTGCAGTTGCTCATCACACAGACTGCACCTTCATTAGGGTGTCAGGTTCTGAGCTGGTTCAGAAGTACATTGGAGAGGGTTCCCGGATGGTTCGTGAACTTTTTGTTATGGCTAG GGAACATGCACCATCCATTATATTTATGGACGAAATAGACTCCATTGGATCTGCTAGGATGGAGTCAGGAAGTGGCAGTGGTGATAGTGAGGTTCAGCGCACCATGCTTGAGCTTCTAAACCAACTTGATGGTTTTGAAGCATCAAACAAGATTAAAGTTCTTATGGCAACAAACAGGATGGACATACTAGATCAAGCTCTCCTGAGGCCTGGGCGCATTGATAGGAAGATTGAATTTCCAAATCCTAATGAATAT TCCCGCTTTGATATATTGAAGATTCATTCAAGAAAAATGAACTTGATGCGCGGCATTGATCTGAAGAAGATCGCTGAGAAGATGAACGGAGCCTCAGGAGCAGAGCTAAAG GCGGTTTGCACGGAAGCCGGAATGTTCGCGCTCCGCGAGAGAAGGGTGCACGTCACGCAGGAGGATTTTGAGATGGCAGTGGCGAAGGTGACGAAGaaggatacagagaagaacatGTCCCTGCGAAAGCTCTGGAAGTGA